From the genome of Desmodus rotundus isolate HL8 chromosome 2, HLdesRot8A.1, whole genome shotgun sequence, one region includes:
- the ANKUB1 gene encoding protein ANKUB1 isoform X2: protein MYAGAALKDSWSLADIGISFSSTLKCFVKKENKPTLHVFNAVTQETMPIMDSTPLFCKKVSELRTLISLRCGFPVSVFCLRTPSGLEMYDCNTLRDYRIDIGTMLRLDVWDGWKEFLMGCLLGQKLKVQRYLSSEKPVLKYQKRVALYIAAFYGYIELTEWALKQGVRPNEAVGVHPYRAWCHEALHADVSKCPIHAAAEAGQLLILKAFVNCSVLCLECRNAAGQAPLAIALKHKHKDCVLYLLSKMWSTVSFLKMSVPMRIYIKIKQWELRAQSHNLYKSQLCGSRVLGAKVGDTVMVDGFSKPQMTSKSWHKAGNKNSQSSRVKLPPLREQTASGKPVNPSVISQQDTREQTLKFLPLVDKNTFSELQRQQNWKNSIAMDRKNEKLIKNTYLPQIPLPPVSRVGHSHPSFYYATPSADFLLRSSFASFAKHSGRTPRENAIYCLAVASAFKEKRWLQQLEIARVLAKKSVSHLTT, encoded by the exons AAAGAAAATAAGCCCACTCTGCATGTGTTCAATGCTGTTACCCAAGAGACGATGCCAATAATGGACAGCACTCCCCTTTTTTGTAAGAAAGTGTCTGAGCTGAGAACGCTGATATCTTTGAGATGTGGCTTCCCCGTGAGTGTCTTCTGTCTCAGGACCCCAAGCGGACTGGAGATGTACGACTGCAACACCCTCAGGGACTATCGGATCGACATTG GCACAATGCTTCGCTTGGACGTCTGGGATGGATGGAAGGAATTTCTGATGGGCTGTCTCCTCGGGCAAAAACTTAAAGTCCAACGCTATTTATCAAGTGAAAAGCCGGTACTTAA GTACCAGAAAAGGGTGGCCCTGTACATAGCCGCCTTTTACGGCTACATTGAGCTCACCGAATGGGCCCTGAAGCAGGGCGTGCGGCCCAACGAGGCGGTTGGTGTCCACCCTTACCGAGCATGGTGCCATGAAGCCCTGCATGCAGATGTCTCTAAATGTCCCATTCATGCAGCTGCAGAAGCAGGCCAGCTGCTGATTCTGAAGGCCTTTGTCAACTGCAGTGTGCTGTGCCTAGAATGCAGAAACGCAGCAGGACAAGCTCCCCTGGCCATCGCACTCAAACACAAGCATAAGGACTGCGTATTATATTTACTTAGTAAAATGTGGTCCACggtttcttttctgaaaatgtcaGTCCCCATGAGgatctatattaaaataaaacaatgggaGCTCAGGGCTCAGAGTCACAACCTTTATAAAAGCCAGCTGTGTGGATCAAGAGTCTTGGGGGCAAAAGTTGGAGACACTGTGATGGTGGATGGTTTCAGCAAACCACAAATGACCTCCAAGAGCTGGCATAAGGCTGGGAATAAGAACTCACAAAGCAGTAGGGTCAAGTTACCGCCTCTCCGGGAACAAACTGCAAGCGGGAAACCTGTCAATCCTTCGGTCATTTCACAGCAGGACACAAGAGAACAAACCCTCAAATTTCTTCCGCTGGTAGATAAAAATACATTCTCTGAATTACAAAGAcaacaaaattggaaaaatagTATTGCCATGGATAGGAAAAACGAAAAGCTCATAAAAAATACATACCTTCCACAAATCCCACTCCCTCCAGTTTCAAGAGTGGGCCATTCACACCCATCTTTTTACTACGCAACCCCCAGTGCTGACTTTTTACTCAGGTCCTCCTTCGCATCTTTTGCCAAGCACAGTGGGAGAACTCCAAGGGAAAACGCCATCTACTGCTTAGCTGTGGCCAG TGCTTTTAAAGAGAAACGATGGCTTCAGCAGTTAGAAATAGCAAGAGTCCTAGCCAAAAAGAGCGTTTCTCACCTGACTACCTGA